Within Acidimicrobiia bacterium, the genomic segment TTTTAAAGAGTTGGAGTTAGTGCCTCCTCGGGTACCGAGCGGTCGGGCAGCTCCTTCGCCACAAGAAATTGTGGTGCTTCACGACACCAACATCGTGATCCTACCCGCCGGTGTACGAATTGATGCTGGAGGAATCGGTAAAGGTTTGGCAGCTGATTATGTAGTCGACCTACTGATTTCTTCGGGGGCGACTGGCGCGCTTGTGAACGTGGGTGGCGATGTGCGCGTTGCTGGTGACCCTTCGTCTGAGGCCGGGTGGGTAATTTCGATACCGCACCCCCTACAAAGCGGAGTTGAACTCATTAAATTTAGAATCGAAGATGGTGCGGTTGCTACTAGTTCCCGTCTAAAGCGACGCTGGCGAACTTCAAACGGCATGGCACATCACTTGCTGAACCCGCTAACCGGTCAACCAATGGTGACCAAGGTTGTGGCAGCTTCAGTAATCGCAGCCACCGGTTGGCAGGCCGAGGCGTATACAAAATTGATCTTTATGAGGGGCATTACCGCAGCCCAACTGCCCGCCAATATACATGCCTTAGCAGTACTAGATGATGGACGGTTTGTAGCGACGCGAGGTGTTGAGGAGATGGTTGAATGAATCAGCATCTGGCATGGTATGTCGCTCGTGCCACCGGAATTGTGGCATGGATGCTCTTGTCGATAGCCGTAATTTTGGGCTTGTTCTTTGCTACCCGAATGGGTCGAGGTCGGGTAACCCCAAAATGGCTTTTGGACCTTCACCAATTCAGTGGTGGTTTATCGGTTGTTTTTACGGCGCTTCACGTTGGGTCTCTCGTGGCCGACAACTATGTGAGCTTTGGGTGGGTTGAGGTGCTCGTGCCGTTTTCCAGTCATTGGCGTACTGGAGGTGTTGCGTTGGGGGTTGTAGCGACCTACCTGTTGGTGGCCGTGGAACTCTCATCATTGTGGATGCGTCACCTGCCCCGTATTTGGTGGAAAAGGGTGCACCTGGCCAGTTATTGGCTCTTTTGGATGGCCACTTTTCATTTCTTGATGGCGGGCACCGACGTATCGAATCCGATTTCACGGGTAGTGCTTGTGGTGGCTATTGCGTGGGTCGTCTTTCTCAGCTTGATTCGAATCTTGAGCCAATCGAAGTCAAAGCAGCCCGTTAAGGGCAAGGTTTCAGCCAGGGGGTAAAAGCAAGTTGGGGTGGCTTACTCGGTTTCAACCGATGCAAACCACCCCAACTTGGATACTGGTTAGGTTTTAGAAGGCG encodes:
- a CDS encoding FAD:protein FMN transferase is translated as MNTALFLPTNPGGSKDEGPVSEVHFHAMGTEIHLISVRGSSQLMASAVERIRYLESLWSRFLEDSEVSVLNRSAGRPQIVTDETLALVERSIEAWRLSDGCFNPCVEVAMAANGYDRDFKELELVPPRVPSGRAAPSPQEIVVLHDTNIVILPAGVRIDAGGIGKGLAADYVVDLLISSGATGALVNVGGDVRVAGDPSSEAGWVISIPHPLQSGVELIKFRIEDGAVATSSRLKRRWRTSNGMAHHLLNPLTGQPMVTKVVAASVIAATGWQAEAYTKLIFMRGITAAQLPANIHALAVLDDGRFVATRGVEEMVE